In the Natrinema amylolyticum genome, one interval contains:
- the hisI gene encoding phosphoribosyl-AMP cyclohydrolase — protein MDDDVAVDFGEDGLVPAVAQDADTGEVLMLAYVSPEALERTRETGRAHYYSRSREELWEKGATSGHVQDVEEVRVDCDADTLLYLVDQEGGACHTGHRSCFHRTIEGENVGERVFDPDAVYE, from the coding sequence ATGGACGACGACGTTGCGGTCGACTTCGGGGAGGACGGCCTCGTCCCCGCCGTGGCACAGGACGCCGACACCGGCGAGGTACTGATGCTCGCGTACGTCTCGCCGGAGGCCTTAGAGCGGACCCGCGAGACCGGCCGCGCGCACTACTACTCTCGGAGCCGGGAGGAACTCTGGGAGAAGGGGGCGACGAGCGGTCACGTCCAGGACGTCGAGGAGGTCCGGGTAGACTGCGACGCCGACACCCTCCTCTATCTGGTCGACCAGGAGGGCGGCGCGTGCCACACCGGTCACCGCTCGTGTTTCCACCGGACGATCGAGGGCGAGAACGTCGGCGAGCGAGTGTTCGACCCCGACGCCGTCTACGAGTGA
- a CDS encoding DUF7118 family protein codes for MSERVRPSDARSNDGASSDDGEPTPLEALEAARKRLETVETRIEDHGEETVEETAAAYRTASKLLEDYVDRATGTGKENFQAYIELEGKFDGLVSGLSDGLPEYDAFEDALEAIDKRRLSESDFERAREALEPAAEYADLLEEREAAREELAEARTAATTRLRAIDDETDEHERLLELANADLDAPVERLREPIETYNDAIREAVREYRLEASAREVFDLLERSQWYPFVSYERPPDDLAAYVRENPAGEYTIPELLEYADYSRSKLSHYVDSADELKRNVATQQTYLEGIDAEPLTIDWPPEPAGALRRRAREYRPFVARIADEDAVAALREVRLLATDPDYDRLQTAAQAVAQLSPAERERLTDGRVADELEALRTERERLEDALESDDPV; via the coding sequence ATGAGCGAACGCGTCCGCCCCTCCGACGCCCGCTCGAACGACGGTGCCAGCAGCGACGACGGCGAACCGACCCCGCTCGAGGCGCTCGAGGCCGCCCGGAAGCGCCTCGAGACGGTCGAGACGCGGATCGAAGACCACGGCGAGGAGACCGTCGAAGAGACCGCGGCGGCCTACCGGACGGCGTCGAAACTGCTCGAGGACTACGTCGACCGCGCGACCGGGACTGGCAAGGAGAACTTCCAGGCCTACATCGAACTCGAGGGCAAATTCGACGGACTGGTTTCGGGCCTCTCGGACGGGCTCCCCGAGTACGATGCCTTCGAGGACGCCCTCGAGGCGATCGACAAGCGTCGGCTCAGCGAGTCCGACTTCGAACGGGCCCGCGAGGCCCTCGAGCCGGCCGCCGAGTACGCCGACCTGCTCGAGGAACGCGAGGCCGCCCGCGAGGAGCTCGCCGAGGCCCGCACGGCCGCAACGACGCGCCTGCGGGCCATCGACGACGAGACCGACGAGCACGAGCGGCTGCTCGAGCTGGCGAACGCGGATCTCGACGCCCCGGTCGAGCGACTCCGGGAGCCGATCGAGACGTACAACGACGCGATCCGCGAGGCCGTTCGGGAGTACCGGCTCGAGGCCAGCGCGCGCGAGGTGTTCGACCTGCTCGAGCGGAGCCAGTGGTATCCGTTCGTGAGCTACGAGCGACCGCCGGACGATCTGGCGGCGTACGTCCGCGAGAACCCGGCCGGCGAGTACACCATTCCCGAGTTGCTCGAGTATGCCGACTACTCCCGGTCGAAGCTTTCCCACTACGTCGACAGCGCGGACGAACTCAAGCGCAACGTCGCCACCCAGCAGACGTATCTCGAGGGGATCGACGCCGAGCCGCTGACGATCGACTGGCCGCCGGAGCCGGCCGGCGCACTGCGCCGCCGGGCGCGAGAGTATCGCCCGTTCGTCGCCCGGATCGCCGACGAAGACGCGGTCGCGGCCCTGCGCGAGGTCCGCCTGCTCGCGACCGATCCCGACTACGACCGCCTGCAGACCGCCGCGCAGGCGGTCGCCCAACTCAGCCCCGCCGAACGCGAGCGCCTGACCGACGGCCGCGTCGCGGACGAACTCGAGGCCCTGCGGACCGAACGGGAGCGACTCGAGGACGCGCTCGAGAGCGATGACCCGGTCTGA
- a CDS encoding heme NO-binding domain-containing protein: protein MHGIVHKTLKEYIVDRTDDDTWDTIVEQSGLEPKLYLPVSHYDDGEIDAILETLSTMATQDRQAIERDFGTTLAPELLSTFSAHVKRDWDLPELLAELEDVYDNIETATENTSIPELSCTRESDHAIVTYDTHREQRYCGLAHGILEGVVAAYDADATVAKTACVDDGDEACRFRVDFE, encoded by the coding sequence ATGCACGGAATCGTCCACAAGACCCTCAAGGAATACATCGTCGATCGGACCGACGACGATACCTGGGACACGATCGTCGAGCAGTCCGGCCTCGAGCCGAAGCTCTATCTCCCCGTTTCTCACTACGATGACGGAGAAATCGACGCCATCCTCGAGACGCTCTCGACGATGGCCACGCAGGATCGGCAGGCGATCGAGCGCGACTTCGGTACGACGCTCGCACCGGAACTGCTCTCGACGTTCAGCGCCCACGTCAAACGCGACTGGGACCTGCCCGAACTACTCGCCGAACTCGAGGACGTCTACGACAACATCGAAACGGCCACGGAGAACACCTCGATTCCCGAACTCTCCTGTACGCGCGAATCAGATCACGCGATCGTCACGTACGACACCCACCGCGAGCAGCGCTACTGCGGACTCGCCCACGGGATCCTCGAGGGAGTGGTCGCCGCCTACGACGCCGACGCGACCGTCGCGAAGACGGCCTGCGTCGACGACGGAGACGAAGCCTGTCGGTTCCGCGTCGACTTCGAATAA
- a CDS encoding class I SAM-dependent methyltransferase, translating to MTHPDRNDDAVKDLVRRHWNDRAPTFDDASHHGIHTDDQRDRWSSVLREWTGDDPRQVLDIGCGTGVISLLLAGLGHDVTGVDVAPRMLERARAKAERANRSIEFYRGDAEALAVPDDAVELVTARHLIWTLPNPERAIEEWQRVVEPGGRILVIEGYWDHDEPWDEYEEIHDNLPMYDGRPPDELRSVLTRHGLRDIEYEPLLDPVLWGREPHHEYYIMAGTVSR from the coding sequence ATGACGCACCCGGATCGGAACGACGATGCCGTCAAGGACCTCGTCCGACGGCACTGGAACGACCGCGCACCGACGTTCGACGACGCGAGCCATCACGGGATCCACACCGACGACCAGCGCGATCGGTGGTCGTCGGTTCTCCGCGAGTGGACCGGTGACGACCCGCGCCAGGTGCTCGATATCGGCTGCGGGACGGGGGTCATATCGCTGCTGTTGGCGGGGCTGGGCCACGACGTCACGGGCGTCGACGTCGCGCCGCGGATGCTCGAGCGCGCTCGAGCGAAAGCCGAGCGGGCGAACCGATCGATCGAGTTCTACCGCGGGGACGCGGAAGCCCTCGCGGTTCCCGACGACGCCGTCGAACTGGTCACGGCCCGACACCTGATCTGGACGCTCCCGAACCCGGAGCGAGCGATCGAGGAGTGGCAGCGAGTCGTCGAACCGGGCGGACGGATCCTCGTGATCGAGGGCTACTGGGATCACGACGAACCGTGGGACGAGTACGAGGAGATCCACGATAACTTGCCGATGTACGACGGTCGACCGCCCGACGAATTACGCTCGGTCCTCACACGGCACGGCCTCCGAGACATCGAATACGAACCGCTACTCGATCCGGTACTGTGGGGACGGGAACCGCACCACGAGTATTACATCATGGCCGGAACGGTTTCGCGTTGA
- the glmM gene encoding phosphoglucosamine mutase, translating to MQVFGSSGTRGVANEELTPAFVLRVAKAAGTTWGDGRGGDRVAIARDTRHTGRMLADAAASGLASTGTDVDRLGVLPTPGAQAYAEREGVPVMVITASHNPPPYNGVKLVGDDGVELSTSSLESIEETLLTESFAVAPWDETGRVRDVEGVARAYVDELLAAADREQIADADLTVALDPGHGAGSLTSPEFFRKLGCRVVTVNAQPDGHFPGRDPEPVPDNLADLGRLVRATDADVGIAHDGDADRAIFFDENGKYVEGDATLAALAAAELEPGDTTVSAVNVSQRLVDVVTEVGAELELTPIGSTNIITRIQELEANGERVPVAGEGNGGIFFPDYRLSRDGAFTAARFLELVAERPVSEIVAPYDGYVNVRHNVEYESTAERDAMLDAAANQAQAAAAELNTRDGYRLDYGDAWVLARPSGTEPLVRIYAEARDGDRAAELAGDMYDALAAAKADV from the coding sequence ATGCAAGTCTTCGGATCGAGCGGGACGCGGGGCGTCGCCAACGAGGAGTTGACGCCCGCGTTCGTCCTGCGCGTCGCGAAAGCGGCGGGGACGACCTGGGGCGACGGTCGCGGTGGGGACCGAGTTGCCATCGCCCGCGACACGCGCCACACCGGTCGGATGCTGGCCGACGCGGCCGCCAGCGGGTTGGCGAGTACCGGAACCGACGTCGACCGCCTCGGTGTCCTCCCCACGCCGGGGGCACAGGCCTACGCCGAACGCGAAGGGGTACCGGTCATGGTCATCACGGCCTCGCACAACCCGCCGCCGTACAACGGCGTCAAACTCGTCGGGGACGACGGCGTGGAACTCTCGACCTCGAGCCTCGAGTCCATCGAGGAGACGCTGCTCACCGAATCGTTCGCCGTCGCCCCTTGGGACGAGACGGGCCGCGTTCGCGACGTCGAGGGCGTAGCACGGGCATACGTCGACGAACTGCTCGCGGCCGCCGATCGGGAGCAGATCGCCGACGCCGACCTCACCGTCGCGCTCGATCCGGGCCACGGTGCGGGATCGCTCACCAGTCCCGAGTTCTTCCGGAAACTCGGCTGTCGAGTTGTCACGGTCAACGCCCAGCCAGACGGCCACTTTCCGGGTCGGGACCCCGAGCCAGTCCCCGACAACCTCGCCGATCTCGGCCGGCTCGTCCGCGCCACCGACGCCGACGTCGGCATCGCTCACGACGGCGATGCCGACCGCGCCATCTTCTTCGACGAGAACGGCAAATACGTCGAGGGCGACGCCACTCTCGCCGCGCTCGCGGCCGCCGAACTCGAGCCCGGCGACACCACCGTCTCGGCGGTCAACGTCTCCCAGCGGCTCGTCGACGTCGTCACCGAAGTCGGGGCCGAACTCGAGTTGACCCCGATCGGCTCGACGAACATCATCACCCGGATCCAAGAGCTCGAGGCCAACGGCGAGCGGGTGCCCGTCGCGGGCGAGGGCAACGGCGGGATCTTCTTCCCCGACTACCGCCTCTCCCGAGACGGGGCCTTCACGGCCGCGCGATTCCTCGAGTTGGTCGCCGAACGGCCGGTCAGCGAGATCGTCGCGCCCTACGACGGCTACGTCAACGTGCGCCACAACGTCGAGTACGAGTCGACAGCCGAGCGCGACGCGATGCTCGACGCGGCGGCCAATCAGGCCCAGGCCGCCGCCGCCGAACTCAACACCCGCGACGGCTACCGGCTGGATTACGGCGACGCGTGGGTGCTCGCTCGCCCCTCCGGGACCGAGCCGCTCGTCCGAATCTACGCCGAGGCCCGTGACGGCGACCGCGCCGCGGAACTCGCCGGCGACATGTACGACGCGCTCGCCGCCGCGAAGGCCGACGTCTGA
- the metX gene encoding homoserine O-acetyltransferase MetX gives MTTKNTAELGEFRFESGESIPSLEVAYETYGEFTGDNAVLVCHALTGSAHVARRPDAGGETAGQARAWWGDVVGPGKAIDTTEYYVICANAPGSCYGTTGPASENPETGEPYGTDFPPVTVGDWTRAQRNLLDELGVGRLHAVVGGSVGGMNVLDWLRRFPDDVERAGAVATAARLDAQCLALDTVAKRAITGDPNWNGGHYYGGPEPEEGLARARQIGHIMYLSKASMGRKFGRRSAGREAVREEPPDPAAAFFPYREVESYLDYQADKFTDRFDANSYLYMTRAMDDFDLSAGYESDADALAAFEGELLLLSFTGDWHFTVEQAESLAEACREAEVDVAHHVVESDHGHDAFLVEPEKVGPPLSELLEEGLAGRAITDTAPEPDESGEFAPVHTSLFSE, from the coding sequence GTGACGACGAAGAACACGGCAGAGCTTGGTGAGTTCCGGTTCGAGTCCGGCGAGTCGATCCCGAGTCTCGAGGTCGCCTACGAAACTTACGGCGAGTTCACGGGCGACAACGCGGTACTGGTCTGTCACGCGCTGACCGGCAGCGCCCACGTCGCCCGTCGCCCGGACGCCGGCGGCGAGACGGCGGGCCAGGCTCGCGCCTGGTGGGGCGACGTCGTCGGTCCCGGGAAGGCCATCGACACGACGGAGTACTACGTCATCTGTGCGAACGCGCCGGGCTCGTGTTACGGGACGACCGGCCCCGCGAGCGAGAACCCCGAGACGGGCGAGCCCTACGGCACCGACTTCCCCCCGGTCACGGTCGGCGACTGGACCCGCGCCCAGCGGAACCTGCTGGACGAACTCGGCGTCGGCCGGCTCCACGCCGTCGTCGGCGGCAGCGTCGGCGGGATGAACGTCCTCGACTGGCTGCGACGCTTCCCCGACGACGTCGAGCGGGCGGGCGCGGTCGCCACCGCCGCCCGGCTCGACGCGCAGTGTCTCGCGCTCGATACTGTCGCCAAACGAGCGATTACGGGCGATCCGAACTGGAACGGCGGCCACTACTACGGCGGCCCGGAGCCCGAGGAGGGGCTGGCTCGAGCGCGCCAGATCGGTCACATCATGTACCTCTCGAAGGCCTCGATGGGCCGGAAGTTCGGCCGCCGGTCGGCGGGCCGGGAGGCGGTCCGCGAGGAGCCGCCGGACCCCGCCGCGGCCTTCTTCCCCTATCGGGAGGTCGAGTCTTATCTGGACTATCAGGCCGACAAGTTCACCGACCGGTTCGACGCCAACAGCTATCTCTACATGACCCGCGCGATGGACGACTTCGACCTCTCAGCGGGCTACGAGTCCGACGCCGACGCGCTCGCGGCCTTCGAGGGCGAACTCCTCCTCCTCTCGTTTACGGGCGACTGGCACTTCACCGTCGAACAGGCCGAGTCCCTGGCCGAGGCCTGTCGCGAGGCCGAGGTCGACGTCGCCCACCACGTCGTCGAGTCCGACCACGGCCACGACGCCTTCCTCGTCGAACCCGAAAAGGTCGGCCCGCCGCTGTCGGAACTGCTCGAGGAGGGACTCGCTGGGCGAGCGATCACGGATACGGCTCCGGAACCCGACGAGTCCGGAGAGTTCGCCCCGGTCCACACGAGTCTCTTTTCTGAGTAA
- a CDS encoding universal stress protein produces the protein MYDRILLPTDAEAGTELATQHAIAVAEHTGAELHLLYVVDSDVYDSYSGDEYVHEFEGLEAALEQIGEDALGTAAEAAHEAGLEPTTVVRRGRPHEEILAYADEADVDLLVMGSTERPGEYRQLLGSVTDRVARLASRPVTIVKTPVDESA, from the coding sequence ATGTACGACCGAATCCTGCTGCCGACCGACGCCGAAGCGGGAACGGAACTCGCAACCCAACACGCCATCGCCGTCGCGGAACACACCGGCGCGGAACTGCACCTGCTGTACGTCGTCGACAGCGACGTCTACGACTCCTACAGCGGCGACGAGTACGTCCACGAGTTCGAGGGACTCGAGGCCGCCCTTGAGCAGATCGGTGAAGACGCCCTCGGAACGGCCGCTGAGGCGGCCCATGAGGCGGGACTCGAGCCGACGACGGTCGTCAGGCGCGGTCGACCGCACGAGGAGATCCTCGCCTACGCCGACGAGGCGGACGTCGACCTGCTCGTCATGGGATCCACGGAACGGCCCGGCGAGTACCGGCAGCTCCTCGGGAGCGTCACCGACCGCGTCGCCCGGCTCGCCTCCCGGCCGGTGACGATCGTCAAGACCCCGGTCGACGAAAGTGCATAG
- the prs gene encoding ribose-phosphate diphosphokinase, producing MIVSGSASQALAAALARDLKEPLAAVEYDRFPDGELLAAVPGVAEAEPDRAVIVASTVSSDAHLEVLQLQDAVREAGVEEVVTVLPYMGYGRQDAAFEPGHPVSARAVARSISTGTDRVLTVNPHEEAVCEFFEPTATAVDAAGRLADPLPDDLAEPVFLSPDAGAIDLAETARAAYGAGETDYFEKTRHSGTEVEISPSGVEVAGRDVVVVDDIIATGSTMSEAVAVLEDRNVGRVFVTCVHPLLARDAVTKLSRAGVEAIYGTDTIERGVATVSVAPTLAAHL from the coding sequence ATGATCGTCAGCGGATCCGCGTCGCAGGCTCTCGCTGCGGCGCTCGCACGCGACCTCAAAGAACCGCTCGCCGCCGTCGAGTACGACCGCTTTCCCGACGGTGAACTGCTCGCCGCCGTCCCCGGCGTGGCCGAGGCCGAGCCGGACCGGGCGGTGATCGTCGCCTCGACCGTCTCGAGCGACGCCCATCTCGAGGTGCTCCAGCTGCAGGACGCCGTCCGCGAGGCCGGCGTCGAGGAGGTCGTCACCGTCCTGCCCTACATGGGCTACGGCCGGCAGGACGCGGCCTTCGAGCCGGGCCACCCCGTCTCCGCCCGAGCAGTCGCCCGCTCGATTTCGACCGGGACGGACCGCGTCCTGACCGTCAACCCCCACGAGGAGGCGGTCTGTGAATTTTTCGAGCCGACGGCGACCGCCGTCGACGCGGCCGGGCGACTGGCCGATCCCCTGCCCGACGACCTCGCGGAGCCGGTCTTCCTCTCTCCCGACGCGGGAGCGATCGACCTCGCCGAGACGGCTCGAGCGGCCTACGGCGCGGGCGAGACCGACTACTTCGAGAAGACCCGCCACTCCGGCACCGAGGTCGAGATTTCGCCAAGCGGCGTCGAGGTCGCCGGCCGCGACGTCGTCGTCGTCGACGACATCATCGCGACGGGATCGACGATGAGCGAGGCCGTCGCCGTCCTCGAGGACCGGAACGTCGGTCGAGTCTTCGTCACCTGCGTCCATCCGCTGCTCGCTCGCGACGCCGTCACGAAGCTCTCGCGGGCCGGCGTCGAGGCGATCTACGGCACTGACACCATCGAGCGAGGCGTCGCCACCGTCTCCGTCGCACCGACGCTCGCGGCACACCTGTAA
- the serB gene encoding phosphoserine phosphatase SerB → MTVVAFDFDGTLSDSEMTVLLGDRRSVAEDMADITERAMNDEIGYAESLRKRAALLEGLPEAEADAAFDEVVLREGAADLIEELNAAGVTTAILTGGFERGVAAALEREGVSVDHIVSNRLPMKASELTGAVEGPLIEGTKDDALEDLAADVGVDLADTVAVGDGANDLPMLEVAGLAIGFEPKPAVEPHCDVVVSSMAEARETLVEDGVLADR, encoded by the coding sequence ATGACAGTCGTCGCTTTCGACTTCGACGGGACGCTTTCCGATTCCGAAATGACCGTACTGCTCGGCGACCGCCGCAGCGTCGCCGAGGACATGGCCGACATCACCGAACGCGCGATGAACGACGAGATCGGCTACGCCGAGAGCCTCCGCAAGCGCGCGGCCCTCCTCGAGGGCCTGCCCGAAGCCGAGGCCGACGCCGCCTTCGACGAGGTCGTCCTCCGCGAGGGCGCTGCCGACCTCATCGAGGAACTGAACGCGGCCGGCGTCACGACCGCCATCCTCACGGGCGGGTTCGAACGCGGCGTCGCGGCCGCTCTGGAACGGGAGGGCGTCTCCGTCGACCATATCGTCTCGAACCGGCTCCCGATGAAGGCGAGCGAACTCACGGGCGCGGTCGAGGGTCCCCTGATCGAGGGCACCAAGGACGACGCCCTCGAGGACCTCGCCGCCGACGTCGGCGTCGACCTCGCGGACACCGTGGCGGTCGGCGACGGGGCCAACGACCTGCCGATGCTCGAGGTCGCCGGTCTGGCGATCGGCTTCGAGCCCAAACCGGCGGTCGAACCCCACTGTGACGTGGTCGTCTCCTCGATGGCCGAGGCCCGCGAGACGCTCGTCGAGGACGGCGTGCTCGCCGACCGCTAA
- the serA gene encoding phosphoglycerate dehydrogenase, whose amino-acid sequence MKVLVTDPIADAGLDVLRDAGHEVETGYELEGDDLLEAVSDANGMIVRSGTEVTDDVLEAAEDLVIVGRAGIGVDNIDIDAAKDHGVIVANAPEGNVRAAAEHTVAMTFATARSIPQAHIRLKNGEWAKSDYLGTELNGKTLGVVGLGRVGQEVAKKLDSLGMDIVAYDPYISEERAERIGAELVEFEPCLEAADFVTVHTPLTPETEGLISEDELDLLDDGYLVNCARGGVVDEDALAAKVEDGTLAGAAIDVFAEEPLPADSPLLEHDEIIVTPHLGASTEAAQENVATSTAKQVNAALVGEPVANALNAPSIDESAFPRVEPYIELAETAGKVAAQLLEGRIENVEVSYEGDIADEDVEFVTASALKGVFQPLEWQVNAVNAPQIAEDRGVDVTESKTRQAEDFQSLVSVTVSNADDEVSVDGTLFAGDDPRIVRIDGYRVDAIPHGRMVVARNTDEPGVIGHIGSVMGGYDVNIAGMFNARETIGGEALTVYNVDSEVPDAAKEELESDERIIGINDITLNGHN is encoded by the coding sequence ATGAAGGTTCTCGTCACGGATCCGATCGCGGACGCGGGTCTGGACGTACTCAGAGATGCCGGCCACGAAGTCGAGACGGGCTACGAACTCGAGGGCGACGACCTCCTCGAGGCGGTCTCCGACGCGAACGGTATGATCGTTCGCTCGGGGACCGAGGTAACGGACGACGTGCTCGAGGCCGCCGAGGATCTCGTCATCGTCGGCCGAGCCGGGATCGGTGTCGATAACATCGACATCGACGCCGCGAAAGACCACGGTGTCATCGTCGCCAACGCCCCCGAAGGGAACGTTCGCGCAGCCGCCGAACACACCGTCGCGATGACGTTCGCGACCGCGCGATCGATCCCGCAGGCCCACATCCGCCTGAAGAACGGCGAGTGGGCCAAAAGCGACTACCTCGGGACCGAACTCAACGGCAAGACGCTGGGCGTCGTCGGCCTCGGCCGCGTCGGCCAGGAGGTCGCCAAGAAGCTCGACTCGCTGGGCATGGACATCGTCGCCTACGACCCCTACATCAGCGAGGAGCGCGCCGAGCGCATCGGTGCCGAACTCGTCGAGTTCGAGCCGTGTCTCGAGGCCGCCGACTTCGTGACCGTCCACACGCCGCTGACCCCCGAAACGGAGGGGCTGATCAGCGAGGACGAACTGGACCTGCTGGACGACGGCTACCTGGTCAACTGCGCCCGCGGCGGCGTCGTCGACGAGGACGCACTCGCCGCCAAGGTCGAAGACGGCACCCTCGCCGGCGCGGCGATCGACGTCTTCGCCGAGGAGCCCCTGCCGGCTGACTCGCCGCTGCTCGAGCACGACGAGATCATCGTCACGCCCCACCTCGGTGCCTCGACGGAGGCCGCCCAGGAGAACGTCGCGACCTCGACCGCCAAACAAGTCAACGCCGCGCTGGTCGGGGAACCCGTCGCGAACGCCCTCAACGCCCCCTCGATCGACGAGAGCGCGTTCCCCCGCGTCGAGCCCTACATCGAGCTCGCCGAAACGGCCGGCAAGGTCGCCGCGCAACTGCTCGAGGGCCGCATCGAGAACGTCGAGGTCAGCTACGAGGGCGACATCGCCGACGAGGATGTCGAGTTCGTCACCGCGAGCGCGCTCAAGGGCGTCTTCCAGCCCCTCGAGTGGCAGGTCAACGCGGTCAACGCGCCCCAGATCGCCGAGGATCGCGGCGTCGACGTCACTGAGTCCAAGACCCGACAGGCCGAGGACTTCCAGAGCCTGGTCTCCGTGACCGTCAGCAACGCCGACGACGAAGTCTCGGTCGACGGGACGCTGTTCGCGGGCGACGACCCGCGCATCGTCCGCATCGACGGCTACCGCGTCGACGCCATCCCCCACGGTCGAATGGTCGTCGCACGCAACACGGACGAACCCGGCGTCATCGGCCATATCGGCTCGGTGATGGGCGGGTACGACGTCAACATCGCCGGCATGTTCAACGCCCGCGAGACCATCGGCGGCGAGGCCCTGACCGTCTACAACGTCGACAGCGAGGTCCCCGACGCGGCCAAGGAGGAACTCGAGTCCGACGAACGGATCATCGGGATCAACGACATCACGCTGAACGGCCACAACTGA
- a CDS encoding universal stress protein — MTRHILVPMDDSAPARAALEHALEWVPADRVTVVFAIDDLEADYGSVVSGDDEPEFFADVRETAAEHGRSVETTVVEGSGAADAILEYATEENVDAIVMGSEGKAGVSRMLLGSVAEAVTRRAEIPVTIVP; from the coding sequence ATGACCAGACATATTCTCGTCCCGATGGACGACTCCGCGCCGGCGCGAGCGGCCCTCGAGCACGCTCTCGAGTGGGTGCCCGCCGATCGAGTGACGGTCGTCTTCGCGATCGACGACCTCGAGGCGGACTACGGCAGCGTCGTCTCGGGGGACGACGAACCGGAGTTCTTCGCCGACGTCCGAGAAACTGCCGCCGAACACGGTCGATCGGTCGAAACAACGGTCGTCGAGGGCAGCGGCGCGGCGGACGCGATCCTCGAGTACGCGACCGAGGAGAACGTCGACGCGATCGTCATGGGGAGCGAAGGGAAGGCCGGCGTCTCGCGGATGTTGCTCGGCAGCGTCGCGGAGGCGGTCACCCGGCGCGCGGAGATTCCCGTGACGATCGTTCCGTGA
- a CDS encoding HVO_0234 family beta-propeller protein codes for MDSIEEKRVYGDREGAITAYVASEIGVVRVSVAGDTVGEFGLCERCTARDVAATRDAVAVATDEDVRVLALEEGAEPETGNGATDAAATDETFVGTGFGPAVAVGYDDDGDLIAADSNGRVACRAAGADEWTTLEDETVAAVRAIDGDLVGTDSGVYRVHEGGLDHAGLTDIRDVSAAGVPLAATVDGLYKLGNGWMEIREGQFDVVAADPRSEPGRLVRAHAVAGDTVYEYASDDDEWRERASDRSRGRIVGVGYGDAVYAVTESGTFLSASEGEWRTRTLGITGVTGLAVPPQ; via the coding sequence ATGGACTCGATCGAGGAAAAGCGCGTCTACGGCGACCGCGAGGGTGCGATCACGGCGTACGTCGCGAGCGAGATCGGCGTCGTCCGCGTCAGCGTCGCCGGCGACACCGTCGGCGAATTCGGACTCTGCGAGCGCTGTACCGCCCGAGACGTCGCAGCGACCCGCGACGCCGTCGCCGTCGCGACCGACGAAGACGTTCGCGTGCTCGCGCTCGAGGAGGGAGCCGAACCCGAGACCGGAAACGGCGCCACCGACGCGGCCGCCACCGACGAGACGTTCGTCGGAACGGGATTCGGCCCGGCGGTCGCCGTCGGCTACGACGACGACGGCGATCTGATCGCGGCTGATTCGAACGGCCGCGTCGCGTGTCGGGCGGCCGGAGCCGACGAGTGGACCACGCTCGAGGACGAGACCGTCGCCGCGGTGCGGGCGATCGACGGCGACCTCGTCGGCACCGACAGCGGTGTCTACCGCGTCCACGAGGGCGGACTCGATCACGCGGGACTGACGGACATCCGGGACGTCTCGGCCGCCGGCGTCCCGCTGGCCGCCACCGTCGACGGGCTCTACAAGCTCGGCAACGGCTGGATGGAAATCCGCGAGGGGCAGTTCGACGTCGTCGCGGCGGACCCCCGTTCGGAGCCCGGACGGCTCGTCCGCGCCCACGCGGTCGCCGGCGACACGGTCTACGAGTACGCGTCCGACGACGACGAGTGGCGGGAGCGAGCGAGTGACCGTTCGAGGGGCCGGATCGTGGGCGTTGGCTACGGCGACGCGGTCTATGCCGTCACGGAGTCGGGGACGTTCCTCTCGGCGAGCGAGGGGGAGTGGCGGACGCGAACGCTGGGGATCACCGGCGTCACGGGCCTCGCCGTTCCGCCGCAGTAG